Proteins found in one Hevea brasiliensis isolate MT/VB/25A 57/8 chromosome 18, ASM3005281v1, whole genome shotgun sequence genomic segment:
- the LOC110651001 gene encoding uncharacterized protein LOC110651001 isoform X2, with protein MRISPSYFISSFQLNSNNFLSLSLSLSLSPNSLLITLSAQPICHIFPAILLAIIFFDIMNPQSTMNPSKALEGVHGIHVVPHSPFALEEITQQGDFSQSTCGSLLNMENQQLLLQRVWEQIPECLRPIKCCVNGDRNLAETAANVLTSLPFIALGLQAPRKNLHTKLYANSLIGVGVASSLYHSSRGKIRKYLRWFDYTMIAAATICLSRALRNENPKFLMAASAALLPIQPLMVSVVHTGMMEHLQKGH; from the exons ATGCGCATCTCTCCTTCTTATTTCATCTCAAGTTTCCAACTGAACTCAAAcaacttcctctctctctctctctctctctctctctctcccaattcCCTCTTAATCACCTTATCAGCTCAACCCATTTGCCACATCTTTCCAG CAATCTTGCTGGCAATTATATTTTTCGACATTATGAACCCCCAGAGTACAATGAATCCTAGTAAAGCTCTGGAGGGTGTGCATGGGATCCATGTTGTGCCTCACTCACCATTTGCTTTGGAAGAGATTACTCAACAAGGGGACTTCTCTCAATCAACATGTGGAAGTTTACTTAATATGGAGAATCAGCAGCTATTACTGCA GAGAGTATGGGAACAAATACCGGAGTGTTTGAGGCCCATCAAGTGCTGTGTCAATG GTGATAGGAATCTTGCAGAAACAGCAGCAAACGTGCTTACATCACTTCCTTTTATTGCTTTAGGACTCCAGGCTCCAAG GAAGAACCTGCatactaagttgtatgctaacTCATTAATCGGTGTTGGAGTTGCCTCAAGTTTGTATCATTCTTCCAGAGGAAAAATCAGGAAGTACTTGAGATGGTTTGATTACACAATGATAGCTGCAGCAACAATA TGTTTGTCTAGAGCTCTTAGAAATGAGAACCCTAAGTTCCTGATGGCAGCATCTGCAGCATTATTGCCCATCCAGCCTTTAATGGTGTCTGTTGTTCACACAGGAATGATGGAG CATTTGCAAAAAGGGCATTAA
- the LOC110651001 gene encoding uncharacterized protein LOC110651001 isoform X1 translates to MRISPSYFISSFQLNSNNFLSLSLSLSLSPNSLLITLSAQPICHIFPAILLAIIFFDIMNPQSTMNPSKALEGVHGIHVVPHSPFALEEITQQGDFSQSTCGSLLNMENQQLLLQRVWEQIPECLRPIKCCVNGDRNLAETAANVLTSLPFIALGLQAPRKNLHTKLYANSLIGVGVASSLYHSSRGKIRKYLRWFDYTMIAAATICLSRALRNENPKFLMAASAALLPIQPLMVSVVHTGMMEVAFAKRALKDPDLRMAHNLHKMSSFLGGVLFIADDMFPSTPFIHAGWHLAAAVGVGTCNKLLE, encoded by the exons ATGCGCATCTCTCCTTCTTATTTCATCTCAAGTTTCCAACTGAACTCAAAcaacttcctctctctctctctctctctctctctctctcccaattcCCTCTTAATCACCTTATCAGCTCAACCCATTTGCCACATCTTTCCAG CAATCTTGCTGGCAATTATATTTTTCGACATTATGAACCCCCAGAGTACAATGAATCCTAGTAAAGCTCTGGAGGGTGTGCATGGGATCCATGTTGTGCCTCACTCACCATTTGCTTTGGAAGAGATTACTCAACAAGGGGACTTCTCTCAATCAACATGTGGAAGTTTACTTAATATGGAGAATCAGCAGCTATTACTGCA GAGAGTATGGGAACAAATACCGGAGTGTTTGAGGCCCATCAAGTGCTGTGTCAATG GTGATAGGAATCTTGCAGAAACAGCAGCAAACGTGCTTACATCACTTCCTTTTATTGCTTTAGGACTCCAGGCTCCAAG GAAGAACCTGCatactaagttgtatgctaacTCATTAATCGGTGTTGGAGTTGCCTCAAGTTTGTATCATTCTTCCAGAGGAAAAATCAGGAAGTACTTGAGATGGTTTGATTACACAATGATAGCTGCAGCAACAATA TGTTTGTCTAGAGCTCTTAGAAATGAGAACCCTAAGTTCCTGATGGCAGCATCTGCAGCATTATTGCCCATCCAGCCTTTAATGGTGTCTGTTGTTCACACAGGAATGATGGAG GTAGCATTTGCAAAAAGGGCATTAAAAGATCCAGATCTAAGGATGGCACATAATCTGCATAAGATGTCATCTTTTTTAGGAGGAGTTCTTTTCATTGCAGATGATATGTTTCCTAGTACTCCTTTCATTCATGCTGGTTGGCATCTTGCCGCGGCTGTTGGTGTTGGCACCTGCAACAAGCTTCTTGAGTAG